From Eleftheria terrae, the proteins below share one genomic window:
- a CDS encoding SOS response-associated peptidase, with the protein MSYVPVRSNPRLLAAFGIGLQSEDWKPELWPRYQGPIVRRDAERIDLGLQSIAATWGLLPWWAKAPKIGWSTVNARSEDVESKASYRDAWKRGQRCIIPMESFFEPNWESGQHVRWRFWRTDGAPMGIAGLWERWRPKDQDGEELITLHGADRQRQCPSPHAADAQARRGEADDGGSLRKRLCTVAGSAIAASTFPADLVSGQRSRRRPGAAPCEGYTSVALKQSRRPFPLPPMRGQCVPPSSSSSEHHGAIEPELMCLRRRSLAGTSRSPEANQLPCRP; encoded by the coding sequence GTGAGCTACGTCCCGGTTCGCAGCAATCCGCGGCTGCTCGCTGCGTTTGGCATTGGGCTGCAAAGCGAGGACTGGAAGCCGGAGCTGTGGCCGCGCTATCAGGGGCCGATCGTCCGGCGAGATGCCGAGCGCATCGACCTCGGGTTGCAGTCGATCGCCGCGACCTGGGGCCTGCTGCCGTGGTGGGCCAAGGCGCCGAAGATTGGGTGGTCCACCGTCAATGCGCGCAGCGAGGACGTGGAGAGCAAGGCCTCCTACCGGGATGCTTGGAAACGCGGCCAGCGCTGCATCATCCCGATGGAGAGCTTCTTCGAACCGAACTGGGAAAGCGGCCAGCACGTGCGCTGGCGCTTTTGGCGTACCGACGGGGCTCCGATGGGCATCGCCGGCCTGTGGGAGCGGTGGCGCCCGAAGGATCAGGACGGCGAGGAACTGATCACCCTTCACGGCGCTGATCGTCAACGCCAATGCCCATCCCCTCATGCGGCGGATGCACAAGCCAGGCGAGGAGAAGCGGATGATGGCGGTTCTCTCCGAAAACGCCTATGCACAGTGGCTGGAAGCGCCATCGCAGCAAGCACGTTCCCTGCTGACCTTGTATCCGGCCAGCGGTCTCGCAGAAGGCCCGGCGCCGCTCCCTGCGAAGGGTACACAAGCGTTGCCCTGAAGCAGTCCCGCCGTCCATTCCCCTTGCCGCCGATGCGCGGGCAGTGTGTGCCGCCGTCATCCAGCAGCAGCGAGCACCATGGAGCTATCGAGCCGGAACTGATGTGCTTGAGGCGCCGCTCACTGGCCGGAACGTCGAGATCACCGGAGGCGAATCAATTGCCATGCCGTCCTTGA
- the imuA gene encoding translesion DNA synthesis-associated protein ImuA, translating to MSAAAPSPSRVPADRCAETVLESLDPAIECSLWRGTELSCGEQRTVSTGFEGLDAELPGRGWPLGAVTEILQPQATLAEWRLLGPGLRQLATAERPLWLVGAPHAPYCPGLRLAGLPETHLIRVRVDIPAERLWATEQAVKADGLGAVLAWLPQVRPAQIHRLQACAAQADMPIFLMRPELALRDASAAPLRLVVSLGDAWTLHVQIAKRRGPVHEGQLSLPAVSPQLARLAAARLQSMGHSFMESHRVASAATASPYPALVTDHAVAE from the coding sequence ATGTCTGCCGCCGCTCCCTCTCCCTCACGTGTGCCTGCCGACCGGTGTGCCGAGACCGTTCTGGAATCACTCGATCCAGCGATCGAGTGTTCACTGTGGCGCGGCACCGAGCTGTCGTGCGGCGAGCAGCGCACTGTGAGTACCGGCTTCGAGGGCCTGGATGCTGAACTACCGGGTCGGGGTTGGCCCTTGGGCGCGGTGACAGAAATCCTGCAGCCGCAGGCCACTCTGGCGGAATGGCGACTGCTCGGGCCGGGACTGCGCCAGCTGGCGACCGCAGAGCGTCCCTTGTGGCTGGTGGGGGCGCCCCATGCGCCCTACTGTCCCGGGCTGCGTTTGGCTGGCCTTCCTGAAACCCACTTGATTCGGGTGCGTGTCGACATCCCGGCTGAGCGGCTGTGGGCAACCGAGCAAGCGGTCAAGGCCGACGGTCTGGGTGCCGTGCTGGCTTGGCTGCCCCAGGTGCGGCCGGCGCAAATCCACCGATTGCAAGCCTGTGCAGCTCAAGCCGACATGCCCATCTTCTTGATGCGGCCGGAGCTTGCCCTGCGTGATGCTTCTGCAGCGCCACTGCGGCTGGTGGTATCTCTCGGTGACGCATGGACGTTGCACGTGCAGATCGCAAAGCGCCGCGGCCCAGTTCATGAAGGTCAGTTATCGCTTCCCGCTGTGTCGCCTCAGTTGGCACGGCTCGCAGCGGCCCGCTTGCAGTCCATGGGCCATAGTTTCATGGAAAGCCACCGGGTTGCGTCAGCTGCCACTGCTTCTCCTTACCCCGCGCTTGTCACCGACCATGCTGTTGCCGAGTGA
- a CDS encoding Na/Pi cotransporter family protein, producing the protein MAMGATFAAGLALFLWAIARLAISLQEVAGDRLKSMLKRAAGRRAAGLLSGTAATVVLDSSSATIILVIALVDAQLIGFAESLPVILGSNIGTTFSSQVFALNVDLYAPVLLILGLAGQFLTRHRRGAHWSEPVFYMGAILFALTTIGHAMEPLGQSDMVKHWLKGFSDPVMGVLVGAAATVAIQSSSAMMAIVITLASQQLIGLEAGLALMLGAEIGTCADTLLATLGRSAAAIRAGVFHLGFNLTTAAAGVALLEPLTALARASAHDAAQQIANAHVAFNVLGALIFIGGTRAVARMLVRLVPEPKPSEARLSPAAET; encoded by the coding sequence GTGGCGATGGGGGCGACTTTTGCGGCCGGCCTGGCCCTGTTTCTGTGGGCGATTGCCCGTCTGGCGATCAGCCTCCAGGAGGTCGCGGGCGACCGGTTGAAGTCCATGCTGAAGCGAGCCGCGGGTCGCCGGGCAGCAGGGCTGCTTTCCGGCACAGCGGCGACCGTTGTGCTGGATTCGTCATCAGCCACCATCATCCTCGTGATCGCACTCGTGGACGCCCAGCTGATCGGCTTCGCCGAAAGCCTGCCCGTGATCCTGGGTAGCAACATCGGCACCACTTTCTCCAGCCAGGTCTTCGCACTCAATGTCGACCTTTATGCGCCTGTGCTTCTGATCCTTGGCCTGGCGGGTCAATTTCTTACCCGCCACCGTCGAGGTGCTCACTGGAGCGAGCCGGTCTTCTACATGGGCGCCATTCTGTTTGCGCTGACCACGATCGGGCATGCGATGGAGCCACTGGGCCAAAGTGATATGGTCAAGCACTGGCTGAAAGGCTTCTCCGACCCCGTGATGGGTGTATTGGTGGGTGCGGCCGCCACCGTGGCGATTCAGTCCTCCTCTGCGATGATGGCCATCGTCATCACCCTGGCCAGCCAGCAACTCATCGGCCTGGAGGCCGGCTTGGCGCTCATGCTGGGGGCGGAGATCGGCACCTGCGCCGACACCCTATTGGCCACCCTCGGCCGGTCGGCTGCAGCCATCAGGGCTGGCGTCTTCCATCTCGGCTTCAACCTGACGACGGCCGCCGCCGGGGTGGCCCTGTTGGAGCCGCTCACAGCTTTGGCCCGAGCTTCGGCGCACGACGCCGCGCAGCAGATCGCCAATGCACATGTCGCGTTCAATGTGCTCGGAGCGCTCATATTCATTGGCGGCACCCGTGCCGTAGCCCGAATGCTGGTGCGGCTGGTGCCTGAACCAAAACCGTCAGAGGCGCGGCTGAGCCCTGCCGCTGAAACGTAG
- the pstS gene encoding phosphate ABC transporter substrate-binding protein PstS yields MRFAFLGVGAALVLSTMGATAAEPEVRGAGASFPAKVYSRWGEAFARESGVRVSYAATGSGAGVREMAARRIDFGASDSPLDVQKLSKDRLIQFPTMVGGLVPVVQLEIAGGQRLQLTGPVLAAIMQGEVRVWNDARIADLNRGLVLPALPIRRVVRADASGSSESYTRYLGMVSAKFAAAVVPSLQPAWPGEVIRVEGSDGMSKAIRNTPGGIGYTSFDRVDMDQLRPVKLQNRAGNYVDASPAAFRAAVTASGFASATDNEPSLLDQAGPQSWPITQATYVLLDAQPPSATAARNTLRFFYGSFMKGDKLLDGTGFAPLPTTVQARVLQRFQQIRPQDGSDVLGVLR; encoded by the coding sequence ATGAGATTTGCCTTCCTAGGGGTCGGTGCCGCCCTCGTTCTCTCTACCATGGGCGCTACAGCGGCCGAGCCCGAGGTCCGCGGCGCGGGTGCTAGCTTTCCTGCAAAGGTGTACAGCCGGTGGGGCGAGGCTTTTGCGCGTGAATCAGGGGTACGCGTCAGCTATGCCGCAACCGGTTCAGGTGCCGGTGTGCGCGAGATGGCAGCCCGGCGCATCGACTTTGGCGCCAGCGATTCGCCACTGGACGTCCAGAAGCTGAGCAAGGATCGCCTGATCCAGTTCCCGACCATGGTGGGCGGCCTGGTTCCTGTGGTCCAACTGGAAATTGCCGGCGGCCAGCGTCTGCAGCTGACCGGTCCGGTGCTCGCTGCCATCATGCAGGGTGAGGTCCGGGTCTGGAATGATGCCCGCATCGCTGACCTGAACCGTGGCCTCGTGCTGCCAGCGCTGCCGATCCGACGGGTCGTGCGGGCGGATGCATCCGGCAGCAGTGAATCGTATACGCGTTACCTCGGCATGGTGTCCGCCAAGTTCGCTGCTGCCGTGGTGCCATCGCTGCAACCGGCTTGGCCGGGTGAGGTCATACGGGTCGAAGGCAGCGACGGCATGAGCAAGGCGATTCGCAACACGCCTGGCGGCATCGGCTACACGTCGTTTGACAGGGTCGACATGGATCAGTTGCGGCCAGTGAAATTGCAGAATCGTGCGGGCAACTATGTCGATGCCTCTCCAGCGGCTTTCCGGGCTGCCGTAACGGCTTCGGGTTTTGCGAGCGCCACCGACAACGAGCCCTCATTGCTTGATCAAGCCGGCCCGCAGAGCTGGCCCATCACCCAAGCGACTTACGTGCTACTGGACGCACAGCCGCCTTCAGCTACAGCAGCGCGCAACACCTTGCGCTTCTTCTACGGTAGCTTCATGAAGGGCGACAAGCTCCTTGATGGCACCGGTTTTGCGCCCCTGCCCACGACCGTGCAGGCGCGGGTGCTGCAGCGTTTTCAGCAGATCCGCCCGCAGGACGGCTCCGACGTGTTGGGAGTACTGCGGTAG
- a CDS encoding potassium transporter Kup translates to MSDSNTHKNLAALTLGALGVVYGDIGTSPLYALKEIFHAGHVPPTPDNILGVLSLIFWTMTVIVSLKYVLLILRADNNGEGGLIAMLALATTAVKDKPRLREVLLLAGLFGTAVFYGDGVITPAISVLSAVEGLQVVAPPLKSYVLPVTLLVLTGLFVVQRFGTGGIGRFFGPVTLMWFTVLIALGLPHVLSAPGVLKALNPLYALEFFLHFKATAFVALGAVILVVTGGEALYADMGHFGKRPIRLAWYGLVMPALVVNYFGQGALLLQQPTAVDNPFYKMAPDWAGVPLVILATAATVIASQALISAAFSVTKQAIQLGFLPRMQVLHTSASDVGQIYVPFINWGLYVLIVLAVVLFETSTSLASAYGIAVALDMTITTIMTFFVVRYGWRYPLWLAIGATVFFFVIDVAFFASNMLKLFHGGWFPLMIGAAMFALMLTWRDGREILSEKLRTSSTGLKEFLDSVFLGEPVRVPGTAVFLTAEEDIAPNALLHNLKHNQVLHAQNLFVTVRHHQVPVVAPERRLVIESLGRDCWKLVLHFGFKEETDVPQALCQLGQHGVELDEMRTSYFLSRELVLPKFGNAGMAMWREKLFANLHHNASGAADFLCLPPNRVVEVGAQVEI, encoded by the coding sequence ATGTCAGATTCGAATACTCACAAAAATCTTGCCGCTCTGACGCTCGGCGCACTCGGCGTTGTCTACGGGGATATCGGCACGAGCCCCCTGTATGCACTCAAAGAGATATTCCATGCCGGCCATGTCCCGCCCACACCGGACAACATCCTCGGCGTCCTGTCACTGATCTTCTGGACGATGACGGTGATCGTCTCGTTGAAGTACGTGCTGCTGATCCTCAGGGCCGACAACAATGGCGAAGGTGGACTGATCGCCATGCTCGCCCTCGCGACGACCGCGGTGAAGGACAAGCCACGGTTGCGCGAAGTGCTGCTGCTCGCCGGATTGTTCGGGACGGCGGTGTTCTACGGCGACGGGGTCATCACACCCGCAATCTCGGTGTTGTCCGCCGTCGAGGGATTGCAGGTCGTCGCCCCGCCGCTGAAATCCTACGTCTTGCCCGTCACCCTGCTGGTGCTCACCGGGCTTTTCGTCGTCCAACGTTTCGGCACCGGTGGCATCGGGCGGTTCTTCGGCCCGGTCACCCTAATGTGGTTCACAGTGTTGATTGCGCTCGGCCTGCCCCATGTGCTGAGTGCCCCAGGCGTGCTCAAGGCGCTGAACCCGCTGTACGCGCTGGAGTTCTTCCTGCATTTCAAGGCCACGGCGTTCGTGGCGCTCGGGGCCGTGATCCTGGTCGTCACCGGCGGCGAAGCGCTCTATGCCGACATGGGCCACTTTGGCAAGCGGCCGATTCGCCTCGCCTGGTATGGACTGGTGATGCCTGCTCTCGTGGTCAATTACTTCGGACAGGGGGCCCTGCTGTTGCAGCAACCCACTGCGGTGGACAACCCGTTCTACAAGATGGCGCCGGACTGGGCCGGCGTGCCCTTGGTCATCCTGGCGACGGCGGCCACGGTGATCGCATCGCAGGCATTGATTTCAGCGGCGTTCTCCGTCACGAAGCAGGCGATCCAGCTCGGCTTTCTGCCGCGGATGCAGGTGCTGCATACGTCCGCCAGTGACGTCGGCCAGATCTACGTGCCGTTCATCAACTGGGGACTGTACGTACTGATTGTGCTGGCCGTGGTCCTCTTCGAGACGTCCACCAGCCTCGCCTCCGCGTACGGCATTGCGGTCGCCTTGGACATGACGATCACCACGATCATGACCTTCTTTGTGGTCCGCTACGGCTGGCGTTACCCGTTGTGGCTGGCCATCGGTGCGACGGTGTTCTTCTTTGTTATCGACGTCGCGTTTTTCGCCTCCAACATGCTCAAGCTGTTCCACGGCGGCTGGTTCCCGCTCATGATTGGTGCCGCCATGTTCGCGCTGATGCTGACGTGGAGGGACGGGCGGGAGATCCTGAGTGAGAAGCTGAGAACGTCTTCCACGGGGTTGAAGGAGTTCCTGGACTCGGTCTTCCTGGGGGAGCCGGTCCGCGTGCCCGGTACAGCCGTCTTCCTTACCGCGGAAGAGGACATTGCACCGAATGCGCTGCTGCACAATCTGAAGCACAACCAGGTGCTCCATGCGCAGAACCTATTCGTGACCGTACGGCATCATCAGGTCCCGGTGGTCGCCCCAGAGCGTCGCCTTGTGATCGAATCGCTGGGCAGGGATTGCTGGAAGCTCGTCCTTCACTTCGGCTTCAAGGAAGAGACGGACGTGCCGCAGGCTCTATGCCAGCTTGGTCAGCATGGTGTCGAGCTGGACGAGATGCGAACGTCCTACTTCCTGTCCCGCGAACTGGTGCTTCCCAAGTTCGGCAACGCAGGGATGGCGATGTGGCGCGAGAAGCTGTTCGCCAACCTCCATCACAACGCGTCCGGGGCTGCTGACTTTCTGTGTCTGCCGCCCAACCGTGTTGTCGAGGTCGGTGCACAGGTCGAGATCTGA
- the corA gene encoding magnesium/cobalt transporter CorA, which produces MLINCVAYREGVKVADIPVEAINDYLAMPGHFVWVALKDPAPEELRQMQDEFNLHDLAVEDAVHGQQRPKVEQYGSCLFLSMHLVGTGTAADADLCVGEVAVFAGANFVLSVRNRSTLDFLGVRRRAEAEPELLRHGPGFVLYALMDAVVDRYFPVLDLLEEELEMIEDDIFGKGSARANIERLYRLKRRLMVLRRAVAPLLEAMSELQGSRVPPLVAGMQEYFRDVMDHLARINGSIDTIRDTINTAIQVTLSMTSIEENVVTKRLASWAAIFGVWTALAGVWGMNFEHMPELKLQYGYALALGTMAAACGGLFWRFRRAGWL; this is translated from the coding sequence ATGTTGATCAACTGCGTCGCATATCGTGAGGGAGTCAAGGTTGCCGACATCCCGGTCGAAGCCATCAACGATTACCTGGCGATGCCAGGGCACTTTGTGTGGGTGGCGCTGAAGGACCCCGCCCCTGAGGAGTTGCGCCAGATGCAGGATGAGTTCAACCTGCATGACCTGGCGGTCGAGGATGCCGTTCATGGCCAGCAACGGCCCAAGGTGGAGCAGTACGGCAGCTGCCTTTTTCTGTCGATGCACCTAGTGGGAACGGGCACTGCGGCCGACGCCGATCTTTGCGTTGGCGAGGTCGCCGTGTTTGCCGGGGCGAACTTCGTGCTGTCGGTGCGGAACCGCAGCACCCTCGACTTCCTGGGAGTGCGTCGCAGGGCCGAGGCCGAACCCGAACTGCTGCGCCACGGACCCGGGTTCGTCCTCTACGCGCTGATGGACGCGGTAGTCGACCGCTACTTTCCTGTGCTGGACCTCCTGGAAGAGGAGCTGGAAATGATCGAGGACGACATTTTCGGGAAAGGCAGCGCGAGGGCCAATATCGAACGCTTGTACCGGCTCAAGCGGCGCCTCATGGTGCTACGCCGGGCGGTCGCCCCGCTGTTGGAAGCGATGAGCGAGCTGCAAGGATCGCGCGTGCCTCCGCTGGTGGCAGGCATGCAAGAGTACTTCCGGGACGTCATGGACCACCTTGCACGTATCAACGGGTCGATCGACACGATACGCGACACCATCAACACGGCGATCCAGGTGACCCTGTCGATGACGAGCATCGAGGAGAACGTGGTCACCAAGAGGCTCGCGTCCTGGGCGGCCATCTTTGGCGTGTGGACCGCGCTGGCCGGCGTCTGGGGGATGAACTTCGAGCACATGCCAGAGCTCAAGCTGCAGTACGGCTATGCGCTTGCACTCGGGACGATGGCGGCGGCATGCGGGGGCCTGTTCTGGCGCTTCCGACGCGCAGGTTGGCTCTAG